From a single Nothobranchius furzeri strain GRZ-AD chromosome 7, NfurGRZ-RIMD1, whole genome shotgun sequence genomic region:
- the trdmt1 gene encoding tRNA (cytosine(38)-C(5))-methyltransferase isoform X2, translating into MEVLRVLELYSGIGGMHYALKESGIPAQVVAAIDINTTANQIYKHNFPDTPIWNKTIEGITLEDFNKLSFDMIMMSPPCQPFTRLGLQGDISDPRTKSFLYILDLLPRECLVKTLMECGYDFQEFMLSPSSVGIPNSRLRYFLIGKISTEELSIQTSSMVPCTPPPFADSSVLTCTFPHPGQPAKEEHSSHVLYKRETPSDVQRKTNQNNDLSIKQIRDFLEPLVEENMERFLLSPKTLSRYGLLLDIVQPKSRRSVCFTKGYGRYVEGTGSVLQCCMETEMESVFTGLDQLSEQDKVDQLLKLKLRYFTPREVANLMGFPADFSFPQDVSVPQQYRVLGNSLNVVVVTRLLQLLLSEHFGHSAGEQLFASEGSVGSSLLSSRC; encoded by the exons ATGGAGGTGCTGCGAGTGTTGGAGTTGTATAGTGGTATTGGAGGGATGCATTACGCCTTAAAAG AAAGTGGTATACCTGCCCAGGTAGTGGCTGCCATTGACATAAACACCACAGCCAATCAAATATACAAGCACAATTTCCCAGACACCCCCATCTGGAACAAGACTATTGAG gGAATAACGTTAGAAGACTTCAATAAGTTGTCTTTTGATATGATTATGATGAGCCCGCCTTGCCAGCCTTTCACCAG GTTGGGCCTTCAAGGTGACATTTCTGACCCCAGAACCAAGAGCTTCCTCTACATCCTCGATCTTCTTCCCAG GGAATGTTTGGTAAAAACATTGATGGAATGTGGCTACGACTTCCAGGAATTCATGCTGTCACCATCAAGT GTTGGGATTCCGAATTCAAGACTGCGTTATTTCCTTATTGGCAAGATTTCCACAGAGGAGTTGAGCATTCAGACCAGTTCAATG GTTCCCTGTACCCCTCCACCTTTTGCTGACTCTTCAGTCCTGACCTGCACATTTCCACATCCTGGCCAACCTGCTAAGGAAGAACATAGTAGTCACGTCTTGTATAAACGTGAGACGCCATCAGATGTTCAGAGGAAGACGAATCAGAATAATGACCTGTCTATCAAGCAGATACGAGACTTTCTGGAACCACTGGTGGAAGAAAACATGGAACgctttctcctttctcctaaaACATTATCGCGTTATGGTCTTCTTTTGGACATTGTTCAACCCAAAAGCAGAAGGTCTGTCTGCTTTACCAAAGG CTATGGACGGTACGTGGAAGGAACTGGCTCAGTGCTTCAATGCTGCATGGAAACAGAG ATGGAAAGTGTGTTCACAGGTCTGGACCAGCTGTCAGAGCAGGACAAGGTTGACCAGCTGTTAAAACTGAAACTGCGTTATTTTACTCCTAGAGAAGTAGCCAACCTCATGGGCTTCCCTGCTGATTTCT CTTTTCCACAGGATGTCTCAGTCCCTCAGCAGTACCGAGTCTTAGGAAACAGCCTCAATGTTGTTGTGGTGACTAGACttctgcagctgctgctctctgaaCACTTTGGACATTCTGCAGGAGAGCAACTCTTTGCTTCTGAAGGTTCTGTAGGTAGTTCCCTTCTGTCCAGCAGGTGTTGA
- the trdmt1 gene encoding tRNA (cytosine(38)-C(5))-methyltransferase isoform X1, with amino-acid sequence MEVLRVLELYSGIGGMHYALKESGIPAQVVAAIDINTTANQIYKHNFPDTPIWNKTIEGITLEDFNKLSFDMIMMSPPCQPFTRLGLQGDISDPRTKSFLYILDLLPRLSKLPRYILLENVKGFESSSARECLVKTLMECGYDFQEFMLSPSSVGIPNSRLRYFLIGKISTEELSIQTSSMVPCTPPPFADSSVLTCTFPHPGQPAKEEHSSHVLYKRETPSDVQRKTNQNNDLSIKQIRDFLEPLVEENMERFLLSPKTLSRYGLLLDIVQPKSRRSVCFTKGYGRYVEGTGSVLQCCMETEMESVFTGLDQLSEQDKVDQLLKLKLRYFTPREVANLMGFPADFSFPQDVSVPQQYRVLGNSLNVVVVTRLLQLLLSEHFGHSAGEQLFASEGSVGSSLLSSRC; translated from the exons ATGGAGGTGCTGCGAGTGTTGGAGTTGTATAGTGGTATTGGAGGGATGCATTACGCCTTAAAAG AAAGTGGTATACCTGCCCAGGTAGTGGCTGCCATTGACATAAACACCACAGCCAATCAAATATACAAGCACAATTTCCCAGACACCCCCATCTGGAACAAGACTATTGAG gGAATAACGTTAGAAGACTTCAATAAGTTGTCTTTTGATATGATTATGATGAGCCCGCCTTGCCAGCCTTTCACCAG GTTGGGCCTTCAAGGTGACATTTCTGACCCCAGAACCAAGAGCTTCCTCTACATCCTCGATCTTCTTCCCAG GCTTAGCAAACTCCCACGCTACATCCTTTTGGAGAATGTGAAAGGTTTTGAGAGCTCTTCTGCCAG GGAATGTTTGGTAAAAACATTGATGGAATGTGGCTACGACTTCCAGGAATTCATGCTGTCACCATCAAGT GTTGGGATTCCGAATTCAAGACTGCGTTATTTCCTTATTGGCAAGATTTCCACAGAGGAGTTGAGCATTCAGACCAGTTCAATG GTTCCCTGTACCCCTCCACCTTTTGCTGACTCTTCAGTCCTGACCTGCACATTTCCACATCCTGGCCAACCTGCTAAGGAAGAACATAGTAGTCACGTCTTGTATAAACGTGAGACGCCATCAGATGTTCAGAGGAAGACGAATCAGAATAATGACCTGTCTATCAAGCAGATACGAGACTTTCTGGAACCACTGGTGGAAGAAAACATGGAACgctttctcctttctcctaaaACATTATCGCGTTATGGTCTTCTTTTGGACATTGTTCAACCCAAAAGCAGAAGGTCTGTCTGCTTTACCAAAGG CTATGGACGGTACGTGGAAGGAACTGGCTCAGTGCTTCAATGCTGCATGGAAACAGAG ATGGAAAGTGTGTTCACAGGTCTGGACCAGCTGTCAGAGCAGGACAAGGTTGACCAGCTGTTAAAACTGAAACTGCGTTATTTTACTCCTAGAGAAGTAGCCAACCTCATGGGCTTCCCTGCTGATTTCT CTTTTCCACAGGATGTCTCAGTCCCTCAGCAGTACCGAGTCTTAGGAAACAGCCTCAATGTTGTTGTGGTGACTAGACttctgcagctgctgctctctgaaCACTTTGGACATTCTGCAGGAGAGCAACTCTTTGCTTCTGAAGGTTCTGTAGGTAGTTCCCTTCTGTCCAGCAGGTGTTGA